A DNA window from Brassica napus cultivar Da-Ae chromosome C1, Da-Ae, whole genome shotgun sequence contains the following coding sequences:
- the LOC125580573 gene encoding homeobox protein knotted-1-like 5: MSFTSSHLLPPQEDLPLRHFSDQSHQQPQPHFSETPSLLTASFLNLPPAAATADSDFAPPNRGGDSSSAAATNRRWLSFDSSEIQNTGEGRPEVIDGVNAADGGGGDWKNASCKAAIVRHPMFEQLLAAHVACLRVATPVDQIPRIDAQLGELHTVAAKYSTLGVVMDNKELDHFMSHYVVLLCSFKEQLQHHVCVHAMEAITACWEIEQSLQSITGVSPSENNGKTMSDDEDDNQVESEVNMFDGSLEGSDCMMGFGPLVPTERERSLLERVKKELKHELKQGFKEKIVDIREEIMRKRRAGKLPGDTTSVLKEWWRTHAKWPYPTEEDKAKLVQETGLQLKQINNWFINQRKRNWNSSSSTSSTPSKNKRKRTGKS; encoded by the exons ATGTCGTTTACCAGCTCCCACCTCCTTCCTCCGCAAGAAGACCTTCCTCTCCGACACTTCTCCGATCAATCCCACCAACAGCCGCAGCCTCACTTCTCCGAAACACCGTCCCTCCTCACCGCCAGCTTCCTCAACCTCCCTCCCGCCGCAGCCACGGCGGATTCCGATTTCGCGCCTCCGAATCGCGGCGGAGACAGCTCCTCCGCCGCTGCTACTAACCGACGGTGGCTCTCCTTCGACTCCTCCGAGATCCAAAACACCGGGGAAGGCCGCCCTGAAGTCATCGACGGAGTCAACGCCGCCGACGGAGGAGGCGGGGATTGGAAGAACGCGAGCTGCAAGGCTGCGATTGTGAGGCATCCGATGTTCGAGCAGCTCCTGGCGGCTCACGTGGCTTGCCTTAGGGTCGCGACTCCCGTTGACCAGATTCCGAGGATCGATGCGCAGCTCGGCGAGTTGCACACCGTCGCCGCGAAGTACTCCACTCTTGGTGTGGTTATGGATaacaaggagcttgatcatttcatg TCACATTATGTTGTTCTCTTATGTTCGTTTAAAGAGCAACTCCAACACCACGTTTGTGTCCACGCAATGGAAGCTATTACGGCTTGTTGGGAGATTGAGCAGTCACTGCAATCCATAACGG GAGTTTCACCAAGTGAAAATAATGGCAAGACAATGtcggatgatgaagatgataatCAAGTAGAGAGCGAGGTGAACATGTTTGATGGAAGTTTGGAAGGTTCGGATTGCATGATGGGATTCGGTCCTCTTGTTCCAACAGAGCGGGAGAGATCCTTGCTGGAGCGTgtgaagaaggagctgaagcatgAGCTTAAACAG GGTTTCAAAGAGAAGATTGTGGACATAAGAGAAGAGATAATGAGGAAGAGAAGGGCGGGAAAGTTGCCTGGAGATACAACATCTGTACTCAAAGAGTGGTGGCGAACTCACGCCAAATGGCCATACCCAACT GAGGAAGATAAGGCAAAACTGGTTCAAGAAACTGGTTTGCAGCTGAAGCAGATCAACAATTGGTTTATCAACCAGAGAAAAAGAAACTGGAACAGCAGCTCTTCCACATCATCTACTCCCTCCAAGAACAAACGTAAACG GACCGGGAAGTCGTAG
- the LOC106371692 gene encoding uncharacterized protein LOC106371692, producing MKKVTSAAAKTLVKDEWVAAAMTDDEMVVELLIRLKHAGTVVSEDPSTNLPPLRWGVRQRRSRSSRFGVNGGVVSLKKDVDSARGSPKTPLSWSGGGSASPSADGFEDTSLQASCSTSTGSGSKAFPTNEITSSFSKRLKIKKKSSSELKYQENLKLKERTDLEKEIASLRETFDEQNVRNQRLKRIKLDLNSGRVKNETLVDLAPKPQGESKSCRAEGNETASSKNKDSFFFLPDLNMVPTEDEILYGTS from the exons ATGAAGAAAGTTACATCGGCAGCGGCTAAGACGTTGGTCAAGGATGAGTGGGTGGCGGCGGCGATGACAGACGACGAGATGGTCGTGGAGCTTCTTATCCGGCTGAAGCATGCGGGGACGGTAGTTTCGGAAGATCCATCGACGAACCTTCCTCCGTTGCGGTGGGGAGTCCGTCAACGGCGGTCACGGTCGTCAAGATTTGGTGTTAACGGCGGCGTCGTTTCGTTGAAGAAGGATGTTGATTCCGCTAGAGGCAGCCCGAAGACGCCGCTCTCCTGGAGCGGCGGCGGATCTGCATCTCCCTCGGCTGATGGATTCGAGGACACCAGTCTCCAAGCGAGCTGCTCCACATCTACAGGATCCGGATCTAAG gCTTTTCCCACAAATGAAATCACCAGTTCTTTCTCCAAGAGAttgaagataaagaagaag TCATCTTCTGAGCTTAAATACCAAGAGAACTTGAAGCTGAAGGAGAGAACCGACCTTGAAAAG GAGATTGCAAGTCTGCGAGAAACGTTCGACGAACAAAACGTAAGGAACCAACGGTTGAAGAGGATTAAG CTTGACTTGAACTCAGGCCGTGTCAAGAATGAAACTCTGGTTGATCTGGCTCCTAAGCCTCAAGGAGAATCAAAATCTTGCAGAGCAGAGGGCAACGAAACCGCTAGCTCGAAAAAtaaggacagcttcttcttcctccctgATTTGAACATGGTACCAACAGAGGACGAGATATTGTATGGAACTAGCTAA
- the LOC106371791 gene encoding uncharacterized protein LOC106371791 — MGVAVLNPQDCIKQPFSHMKYPRNHTACTNRHQKKPVPNRTRRSPPRNQTTRSPPKAPPPPPQRAAVSSYVPKGTVEKSPTKNVVVGQVRILKRGEEIPKKTLELVVEKPDLLVGKPDLLVGKPDLVVEKPDLVSTQRIGPDPCLIPSQIRLSDRKSKKTVVPFYAGPVTMTSPPPSDVPLPAFFTTKKDATNHIIKLLRLDVACMSLQ; from the coding sequence ATGGGCGTAGCTGTTCTAAATCCACAGGACTGTATCAAACAACCTTTCTCCCACATGAAGTATCCTCGTAACCACACCGCATGCACCAACAGGCATCAGAAGAAGCCGGTTCCAAACCGCACGCGCCGGAGTCCTCCGCGCAATCAGACAACCAGATCTCCTCCTAAAGCGCCGCCGCCTCCTCCTCAACGCGCCGCCGTCTCTTCTTACGTCCCGAAGGGAACGGTTGAGAAGAGTCCCACCAAAAACGTCGTCGTTGGTCAGGTTAGGATCCTGAAGCGCGGCGAGGAGATCCCTAAGAAGACATTAGAATTGGTCGTGGAAAAGCCAGATCTGCTTGTCGGAAAGCCAGATCTGCTTGTCGGAAAGCCAGATCTGGTTGTCGAAAAGCCAGATCTGGTTTCTACTCAACGTATCGGACCAGATCCGTGTCTGATTCCGAGCCAGATCCGTCTCTCCGACCGCAAATCGAAGAAGACCGTAGTCCCGTTTTACGCCGGTCCTGTGACCATGACCTCGCCGCCTCCGAGCGACGTCCCTCTCCCAGCCTTCTTCACCACGAAGAAGGACGCTACAAACCATATCATCAAGCTGCTTCGCCTAGACGTCGCATGTATGTCTCTCCAATGA